The Rattus rattus isolate New Zealand chromosome 1, Rrattus_CSIRO_v1, whole genome shotgun sequence genome includes a region encoding these proteins:
- the LOC116887817 gene encoding 10 kDa heat shock protein, mitochondrial-like, whose translation MAGQVFRKSLLLPDRVLVERSVAVTVAKGGIMLPEKSQGKVLQTTIVVVGSGMKKKGEEIQPVTVKVGDKVLLPEYGGTKAVLDDKDYFLFRDGDVLGTYVD comes from the coding sequence ATGGCTGGACAAGTTTTTAGGAAGTCTCTTCTGCTCCCTGACAGAGTACTGGTGGAAAGGAGTGTTGCAGTAACTGTAGCCAAAGGTGGCATTATGCTTCCAGAAAAGTCACAAGGAAAAGTATTGCAGACAACGATCGTGGTTGTGGGATCAGGCATGAAAAAAAAGGGTGAAGAGATTCAGCCTGTCACTGTGAAAGTTGGAGACAAAGTTCTTCTCCCAGAATATGGAGGCACCAAAGCAGTTCTAGATGACAAGGATTATTTCCTATTTAGAGATGGTGACGTTCTTGGAACGTATGTCGACTGA